A stretch of Nitrospira sp. DNA encodes these proteins:
- a CDS encoding ATP-dependent Clp protease adaptor ClpS: MPKPSAPFATPDVTEETGTGSGQGLEARVIVYNCDCHTYQQVITLLCRYIPGMSSSYAFELAYRIDHEGEATVFEGEAEKAEQIASGLAGGGLRVAVQ; the protein is encoded by the coding sequence ATGCCGAAACCATCCGCCCCCTTTGCCACGCCCGATGTCACTGAAGAAACGGGAACCGGGTCCGGCCAGGGGCTCGAAGCTCGCGTGATCGTGTACAATTGCGACTGCCATACCTACCAGCAAGTCATTACCCTGCTGTGCCGGTACATACCGGGCATGTCGTCATCATATGCGTTTGAGCTCGCCTATCGAATCGATCATGAAGGAGAAGCGACGGTCTTCGAGGGTGAGGCTGAGAAGGCAGAGCAGATCGCGTCAGGCTTGGCAGGCGGGGGGCTCCGCGTCGCCGTCCAGTAG
- a CDS encoding DUF3386 family protein yields MSMHTAPQSTVADDPQARELLRQAFEKTARWQPDFKGFTADLTVNINGKETTGPVMVKGPREVSVQLGDADVQKWAQEQLGMIAVHRGPRTFEESDGKYSLTMEEDGHPFGTKVDIHGSNSFYRVKDNRITQINRKMAHPGMTPFAFTINVEESAVTQDQKNLTTRYTVYYYSPTDGKLNNVESFTDTHVRVGSSDLPATRRIITYENGAVVVKNLTFTNHKLI; encoded by the coding sequence ATGTCCATGCATACAGCCCCGCAATCAACCGTTGCCGACGACCCCCAAGCCCGTGAACTCCTCCGCCAGGCGTTTGAGAAGACCGCCCGCTGGCAACCGGACTTCAAAGGCTTCACTGCCGATCTCACGGTCAATATCAACGGGAAGGAAACCACAGGCCCCGTCATGGTCAAAGGGCCGCGGGAAGTCTCCGTCCAACTCGGCGATGCCGACGTGCAGAAGTGGGCGCAGGAACAGCTCGGCATGATCGCCGTGCACCGGGGACCGCGCACATTTGAAGAGTCCGACGGAAAATATTCCCTCACCATGGAAGAAGATGGCCACCCCTTCGGCACGAAGGTGGACATCCACGGCTCCAACTCCTTCTACCGGGTCAAGGATAACCGGATCACCCAGATCAACCGGAAGATGGCCCACCCCGGCATGACCCCGTTCGCCTTTACGATCAACGTCGAGGAAAGCGCCGTCACGCAGGATCAAAAGAACCTGACGACCCGCTATACCGTCTATTACTACTCCCCGACCGACGGGAAGCTGAACAATGTCGAGAGCTTCACCGACACCCATGTGCGCGTGGGCTCGTCCGACTTGCCAGCAACCCGCCGCATCATCACGTATGAAAACGGGGCAGTCGTCGTGAAGAACCTCACGTTCACGAATCACAAGCTGATCTAA
- a CDS encoding DUF5069 domain-containing protein, which produces MDLRKNFPRSMRVKLEGYVHVARMIDKCRAVLAGTEGEYIYPCPMDFRLLEFAGITHEQFTAAVKTNPTDEGVANWFRGVATPHTPAELDEWNAMMLKRGPSTPEKQAYFDKLRDAVDPSRTDLTAWSDLQDLEEGRVVPKRERTTAR; this is translated from the coding sequence ATGGACTTGCGAAAGAATTTTCCACGCAGCATGCGTGTCAAACTGGAAGGCTACGTCCACGTCGCGCGCATGATCGACAAATGCCGCGCCGTGCTGGCCGGCACCGAGGGGGAATACATCTACCCCTGCCCGATGGACTTTCGCCTGCTGGAATTCGCCGGGATCACGCACGAACAATTCACGGCAGCGGTGAAGACGAATCCCACCGATGAGGGCGTGGCCAACTGGTTCCGTGGGGTGGCAACCCCTCACACACCGGCTGAGCTGGACGAGTGGAATGCCATGATGCTGAAGCGCGGCCCGAGCACGCCGGAGAAACAGGCCTATTTCGACAAACTCCGCGATGCCGTCGATCCCTCACGCACCGATCTGACAGCCTGGTCCGATTTGCAGGATTTGGAAGAAGGGCGAGTGGTTCCGAAACGAGAACGAACAACCGCACGCTAG
- a CDS encoding TPM domain-containing protein translates to MIYSWRIILFAFLLVFGQGLACDNLGQAALYDRPKERAKLPSPMGYVSDHAQVLDDDWKARIRSVCQDLERKTGVEMVVVTVPTLKPFESANEYATALYEKWGIGSAQQEHGVLVLVAVQERQAAMTLGRQMLPVITPAIMSEVGGGTLHPAIQLGHFGEGLYRTVVALATPAQEVRVSTLAKHHFKGVGFWITLFTSVGALSFFWWISRPDLRHPYRRIQQGEYWGTGQGGFGGNWGGFGGGTSGEGWR, encoded by the coding sequence ATGATTTATTCCTGGCGAATCATCCTGTTCGCGTTTCTTTTGGTGTTTGGTCAGGGATTGGCCTGCGACAATCTTGGTCAGGCCGCGCTCTATGACCGTCCCAAGGAACGGGCGAAGCTGCCGAGTCCGATGGGCTATGTCAGCGACCATGCGCAGGTGCTGGACGACGATTGGAAAGCGCGCATTCGATCCGTGTGCCAGGATTTGGAGCGCAAGACCGGCGTCGAGATGGTGGTCGTCACGGTGCCCACGCTGAAACCGTTTGAGTCGGCCAATGAATACGCGACAGCGCTCTACGAAAAGTGGGGAATTGGATCCGCGCAGCAGGAACATGGGGTGTTGGTGCTCGTCGCGGTGCAGGAGCGGCAAGCGGCCATGACGTTGGGCCGCCAGATGTTGCCGGTCATCACGCCTGCGATCATGAGCGAAGTCGGCGGGGGCACTCTGCACCCTGCGATTCAGCTCGGGCATTTCGGCGAGGGCCTCTATCGTACCGTGGTGGCGCTCGCGACCCCGGCGCAAGAAGTGCGCGTCAGCACGCTGGCCAAGCACCATTTCAAAGGTGTGGGTTTCTGGATCACTCTCTTCACCAGTGTCGGGGCGCTCTCCTTCTTTTGGTGGATCAGCCGCCCGGACCTTCGCCATCCCTATCGACGCATCCAGCAAGGCGAGTATTGGGGGACCGGCCAAGGCGGATTCGGCGGCAACTGGGGCGGCTTCGGCGGAGGCACCAGCGGGGAGGGCTGGCGGTAG
- a CDS encoding FAD-dependent monooxygenase: MAGTMIDTDIAVVGAGGGGAVLALALAQKGIKTLIIEQASGPPQGLRGEILQPNGQHVLDRLGLLSKLPADSTRTVRKFHFCRVGGERLCTVDYGELPAPYNRAVVTLPNVAHHAILDAIQAEPSVTLWYGTSFLRLIREGTQVSGLVAKRGDEEVTIRAKVVVGADGAFSKVREALQIPADLHLYPQGYLIAILDSPLPVSEAKYFVGKKTILGLFPAAGDKVYCFYMIPTGTYDKVKAQGLPALQQAWTAIDPTLKPVFQRLTDWSQTAFMPTGRVRTPTWVADGALLIGDAAHAMNPHASQGRMQAMVDAITVADLLPDCLAQQDFSAATLKQYEAARRPQVTMLQRLADEQVVFWNTANPVLGFLRDRVFRTLDRNPRLRYRVLSTTAGLRQTAPFSLIDRVMAAGLLPDPCAGNNTAGR, encoded by the coding sequence ATGGCTGGGACGATGATCGACACCGACATCGCGGTGGTGGGCGCGGGCGGCGGCGGAGCCGTGCTGGCCCTCGCGCTGGCGCAGAAGGGGATCAAGACGCTCATCATCGAGCAGGCCTCCGGGCCGCCGCAGGGGTTGCGCGGAGAAATCCTCCAGCCCAACGGCCAGCACGTGTTGGATCGGCTCGGTCTCCTGAGCAAGCTGCCGGCTGACTCGACCAGGACCGTGCGCAAGTTCCACTTCTGCCGTGTCGGCGGCGAACGCCTCTGCACGGTGGATTATGGAGAATTGCCCGCGCCCTATAACCGGGCCGTTGTGACGTTGCCGAATGTGGCGCACCACGCCATTCTCGATGCCATTCAAGCCGAGCCCTCGGTCACGCTGTGGTACGGCACCAGCTTTCTCCGCCTTATAAGGGAGGGAACGCAGGTCTCCGGCTTGGTAGCGAAGCGAGGCGATGAAGAGGTGACGATTCGGGCGAAGGTCGTGGTGGGCGCGGACGGGGCCTTTTCAAAAGTGCGGGAGGCCTTGCAGATTCCCGCCGATCTCCATCTCTACCCGCAAGGCTATCTCATCGCGATTCTGGATTCGCCCCTGCCGGTGAGCGAAGCGAAGTACTTTGTCGGCAAGAAGACCATCCTCGGACTCTTTCCAGCAGCCGGCGACAAGGTCTATTGCTTCTACATGATTCCAACTGGCACCTATGACAAGGTGAAAGCACAGGGGCTTCCGGCCTTGCAGCAAGCTTGGACGGCCATTGATCCTACGCTGAAGCCGGTCTTTCAGCGATTGACCGACTGGAGTCAGACGGCCTTCATGCCGACCGGTCGTGTGCGCACACCCACCTGGGTGGCGGACGGCGCGTTGCTGATTGGCGATGCGGCCCATGCGATGAATCCGCACGCGTCACAAGGGCGCATGCAGGCGATGGTCGATGCCATCACCGTGGCTGACTTGTTGCCGGACTGTTTGGCCCAGCAGGACTTCTCTGCCGCCACGCTCAAGCAATATGAAGCCGCGCGCCGGCCGCAGGTGACCATGTTGCAGCGGCTTGCGGACGAGCAGGTGGTGTTTTGGAACACGGCGAATCCGGTCCTTGGATTTTTGCGCGACCGTGTATTTCGCACGCTCGACCGGAATCCGCGCCTGCGGTATCGTGTCTTGTCCACCACGGCGGGTTTGCGGCAGACGGCTCCCTTTTCATTGATCGATCGAGTGATGGCGGCGGGGTTGCTTCCTGATCCCTGCGCCGGGAATAACACAGCGGGAAGATGA
- a CDS encoding phospholipase D-like domain-containing protein, which yields MTRPSLPMQPGGWSRLSAAFVLAACVAGVGIGQSVAATVEVYYAPEDEPLTRLAKLYDHATRYIYVAVYGLTSPLAVKGLVEASKRGVDVRVITDRERLNDQKQQAAVETLHLAGIPILINQHDGLMHLKQVVIDDEINTSGSMNHTGSGNRYNDERLDVIRDRAISLKARDKFLAMWKDGQRYRPWKE from the coding sequence ATGACGAGGCCGTCCTTGCCGATGCAGCCTGGTGGATGGAGTCGGCTCAGCGCGGCATTTGTGCTCGCGGCCTGTGTGGCCGGCGTGGGTATCGGCCAGTCCGTTGCCGCGACCGTCGAGGTGTATTACGCCCCTGAAGATGAACCGCTGACGAGGCTGGCGAAGCTCTACGATCACGCGACCCGCTATATTTATGTGGCGGTCTATGGGCTGACCTCTCCGCTTGCCGTCAAAGGGCTGGTCGAGGCCAGCAAGCGGGGCGTCGATGTGCGCGTGATCACGGATCGGGAACGGCTCAATGATCAAAAGCAGCAGGCGGCCGTCGAAACGCTGCATCTGGCGGGTATTCCGATCCTGATCAATCAGCACGACGGCCTCATGCATTTGAAACAGGTGGTGATCGATGACGAGATCAATACATCCGGCTCGATGAACCACACCGGCAGCGGCAATCGCTATAATGACGAACGGTTGGATGTGATCAGGGATCGTGCGATCTCGCTGAAGGCGCGTGACAAGTTTCTGGCGATGTGGAAGGACGGGCAGCGCTACCGTCCCTGGAAAGAATAA
- the thiS gene encoding sulfur carrier protein ThiS, whose translation MQVKVNGKAEDIQGGTVLDLLKLKKIEPQMVAVEVNEKMIDRDHLASTQLNEGDQVEFLFYMGGGR comes from the coding sequence ATGCAGGTCAAGGTCAATGGAAAAGCAGAGGACATTCAGGGCGGAACCGTCCTGGATTTGCTCAAACTCAAGAAGATTGAACCGCAGATGGTTGCCGTGGAAGTCAACGAGAAGATGATCGATCGGGATCACCTCGCCTCGACCCAGCTCAATGAGGGCGATCAGGTGGAATTCCTCTTTTACATGGGGGGTGGCCGGTGA
- the cysK gene encoding cysteine synthase A, which translates to MIMHKEITELIGKTPLVRLNRLSKPGAATIYGKVEFFNPGGSVKDRICLNMINEAERQGKLKPGGTIVEPTSGNTGIGLALVAAVRGYKLILVMPESMSMERASLLSSYGAQLVLTPAWEGMKGSIKEAESILAQNPTYFMPDQFSNPANPAMHRMTTAPEILDALDGKIDAFVAAVGTGGTITGCGELFKEKNPNVKVVAVEPAGSPVLSGGDPGPHKIQGIGAGFVPKVLNRKILDRVITVTDDEAYQTAKQLSKKEGLLVGISAGANVFAAQKIADELGPGKNVVTILCDTGERYISIEKYFNI; encoded by the coding sequence ATGATCATGCACAAAGAGATTACCGAACTGATCGGCAAAACCCCGCTCGTACGGTTGAACCGGCTGTCGAAGCCCGGCGCCGCGACGATCTACGGCAAAGTCGAGTTTTTTAATCCGGGCGGCAGCGTCAAGGACCGCATTTGCCTCAATATGATCAATGAGGCCGAGCGGCAAGGCAAGCTCAAACCGGGCGGCACGATCGTCGAACCGACCAGCGGCAACACCGGCATCGGCCTGGCGCTGGTCGCGGCCGTGCGCGGCTACAAGCTGATCCTCGTGATGCCGGAAAGCATGAGCATGGAGCGGGCCAGCCTGCTCTCCTCCTATGGCGCGCAGCTCGTGCTGACGCCCGCCTGGGAAGGGATGAAGGGATCCATCAAGGAAGCCGAAAGTATCCTGGCGCAGAACCCGACGTATTTCATGCCGGATCAGTTTTCGAATCCGGCCAATCCGGCGATGCACCGCATGACGACGGCGCCGGAAATTCTGGATGCCTTGGACGGGAAGATCGACGCCTTCGTGGCCGCGGTCGGCACCGGCGGCACGATTACCGGATGCGGCGAACTGTTCAAGGAAAAGAATCCGAATGTGAAAGTGGTGGCAGTGGAGCCGGCCGGTTCCCCGGTCCTCTCAGGCGGCGACCCCGGCCCCCACAAGATTCAAGGCATCGGCGCCGGCTTCGTTCCCAAAGTATTGAACCGGAAGATTTTGGATCGCGTGATCACCGTGACGGACGATGAAGCCTATCAGACCGCCAAGCAACTCTCGAAGAAGGAAGGGTTGCTGGTCGGCATCTCGGCCGGCGCCAACGTGTTCGCCGCGCAAAAAATCGCCGACGAACTGGGGCCCGGCAAGAATGTGGTCACCATCCTCTGCGATACCGGCGAGCGTTACATCAGCATTGAGAAGTATTTCAATATTTAG
- the moeB gene encoding molybdopterin-synthase adenylyltransferase MoeB, with amino-acid sequence MEFTEEQINRYSRHILLPEVGGKGQKKIAKAKILLVGAGGLGSPAGLYLAAAGVGTIGLIDSDVVDLTNLQRQILHHTSDVGRPKVLSGKEKIQALNPDVAVNMYEERLTAGNALKIFGEYDVIIDGVDNFTAKFLINDACYFADKPLVHGGILRFDGRVTTIVPKKSACYRCVFKTPPPPGLVASCQEAGVIGVLAGIIGTIQATEALKLILGIGRPLTDRLLDFDAKKTQFREIKVKRNPNCALCGEHPTITELFDDGDPFAGCAARP; translated from the coding sequence ATGGAATTCACCGAAGAACAGATCAACCGCTACAGCCGGCACATTCTCCTCCCCGAAGTCGGCGGGAAGGGACAGAAGAAGATCGCGAAAGCGAAGATTCTGCTGGTCGGCGCCGGAGGCTTGGGCTCGCCTGCCGGGCTGTATCTGGCCGCCGCCGGAGTCGGCACGATCGGCTTGATCGACAGCGACGTCGTGGACCTGACGAACCTGCAGCGGCAGATCCTCCACCACACATCCGATGTCGGCCGTCCCAAAGTGCTGTCGGGAAAAGAAAAGATTCAGGCCTTGAATCCCGATGTGGCCGTGAACATGTACGAGGAGCGCCTGACCGCCGGAAACGCGCTGAAGATTTTCGGCGAGTACGATGTCATCATCGACGGCGTCGATAATTTCACCGCCAAGTTCCTGATCAACGACGCCTGCTACTTCGCCGACAAACCGCTCGTGCATGGCGGCATTCTGCGATTCGACGGCCGCGTCACCACTATTGTGCCGAAGAAGTCCGCCTGCTATCGTTGCGTCTTCAAGACTCCGCCGCCGCCGGGCCTGGTGGCCTCCTGCCAGGAAGCGGGCGTCATCGGAGTCTTGGCCGGCATTATCGGAACGATCCAAGCGACGGAAGCCCTCAAGCTCATTCTGGGCATCGGCCGCCCGCTCACCGACCGGCTGCTGGACTTCGATGCGAAGAAAACGCAATTCCGAGAAATCAAAGTGAAGCGCAATCCGAATTGCGCGCTCTGCGGTGAACATCCGACGATCACCGAACTGTTCGACGATGGAGACCCGTTCGCGGGCTGTGCCGCACGTCCGTAG
- the thrC gene encoding threonine synthase, whose product MPKMKALVCRECGKEYPTKAIHVCEMCFGPLEVKYNYEEIKKAISRKKIEDGPHSMWRYLDLLPVEGTNFVGPHAGLTPLVRAKNLGAYLGLDELYIKNDTVNHPTLSFKDRVVAVALTRARELGFETVACASTGNLANSVSAHAAAANLHCYVFIPGDLEAAKVLGNLIYKPHVVEVEGNYDDVNRLCSEIAGEHGWAFVNINIRPYYAEGSKTLAYETVEQLGWKAPDQVVIPMASGSLLTKIWKGLHEMKYVGLIDEVHTKLNGAQAEGCSPISTAFKAGRDFFKPVKPKTIAKSLAIGNPADGYYALKATAESKGAMEMVTDEEVVDGIKLLAQTEGIFAETAGGVTIGVLKKLVKQGVIKKNEVTVAYITGNGLKTQEAVIDAVGRPTRIQPSLVAFEKTFKLGKNGGGDA is encoded by the coding sequence ATGCCGAAAATGAAAGCTCTTGTGTGCCGGGAGTGCGGAAAAGAATATCCGACGAAGGCGATCCACGTCTGCGAAATGTGCTTCGGTCCCCTCGAAGTCAAGTACAACTACGAGGAGATCAAAAAGGCGATTTCGAGGAAGAAGATCGAGGACGGCCCCCACAGCATGTGGCGCTATCTCGATCTGCTGCCGGTCGAAGGTACCAATTTCGTGGGGCCCCATGCCGGATTGACGCCGCTGGTTCGCGCCAAGAATCTCGGCGCTTATCTCGGCCTTGATGAGCTCTACATTAAGAACGATACGGTCAATCACCCGACGCTCTCCTTCAAGGATCGCGTCGTCGCCGTCGCGCTGACGCGGGCCCGCGAGCTGGGCTTCGAGACCGTCGCCTGCGCCTCGACCGGCAATTTGGCCAATTCAGTGTCTGCGCACGCCGCGGCCGCGAACCTCCATTGCTACGTCTTCATCCCTGGAGATTTGGAAGCCGCAAAAGTGTTGGGCAACCTCATCTACAAGCCCCATGTGGTGGAAGTCGAGGGCAACTACGACGATGTGAACCGGCTCTGCAGCGAAATCGCCGGTGAACATGGCTGGGCCTTCGTGAACATCAACATCCGCCCCTACTACGCCGAAGGCTCCAAGACCCTCGCGTATGAAACCGTGGAACAGCTGGGCTGGAAAGCACCCGATCAAGTCGTCATTCCCATGGCCTCGGGCTCGCTCCTGACCAAGATTTGGAAGGGCCTGCACGAAATGAAATACGTGGGGCTCATCGATGAGGTGCATACGAAGCTCAACGGCGCCCAGGCGGAAGGCTGCTCGCCGATCTCCACCGCCTTTAAGGCAGGACGCGACTTCTTCAAGCCCGTGAAGCCGAAGACCATCGCCAAGTCGCTGGCCATCGGCAACCCGGCCGACGGCTACTACGCGCTCAAAGCCACGGCGGAGAGCAAGGGCGCCATGGAGATGGTAACCGATGAAGAAGTGGTGGATGGCATCAAGCTGCTCGCGCAGACCGAAGGCATCTTTGCGGAAACCGCCGGAGGCGTGACGATCGGCGTGCTGAAGAAATTGGTCAAGCAGGGCGTGATCAAGAAAAACGAAGTGACGGTGGCCTACATCACGGGCAACGGATTGAAGACCCAGGAAGCAGTCATTGATGCCGTCGGACGGCCGACCCGCATTCAGCCGAGCCTGGTGGCCTTTGAAAAAACCTTTAAGCTGGGAAAGAACGGTGGTGGTGACGCATGA
- a CDS encoding MoaD/ThiS family protein has translation MIKVRIPTPLRPLTKNQGEVEIAAGSIGDMVNTLEGSYPGIKARLCDDSGELRRFVNIYVNEEDIRFLKGKDTALKAGDEVSIVPAIAGG, from the coding sequence ATGATTAAAGTCCGCATTCCGACTCCGCTCAGACCGCTGACCAAGAACCAAGGCGAAGTGGAGATTGCCGCCGGCTCTATCGGCGATATGGTCAATACCTTGGAAGGCTCGTATCCCGGCATCAAGGCACGCCTCTGCGATGACAGCGGCGAGCTTCGCCGGTTCGTGAACATCTACGTCAACGAGGAAGATATCCGCTTCCTCAAGGGCAAAGACACCGCCTTGAAAGCCGGCGATGAAGTCTCCATCGTTCCGGCGATTGCGGGAGGCTAA
- a CDS encoding NIL domain-containing protein, with protein MSHLRFHVRFPEDKVKEPIIYQIGREYNIVTNVRRADVRETTGWVDVELSGETAEIERALEGLRKKGCVVDPIELNVVE; from the coding sequence ATGTCACACTTGCGCTTTCATGTCCGCTTTCCGGAAGACAAGGTCAAGGAACCGATTATTTACCAGATCGGCCGCGAGTACAACATCGTCACCAACGTGCGCCGCGCCGATGTGCGGGAAACCACCGGCTGGGTCGATGTGGAGCTCTCGGGCGAGACAGCGGAAATCGAGCGGGCGCTCGAAGGCCTTCGCAAAAAAGGCTGCGTCGTCGATCCGATCGAACTGAATGTAGTGGAATAA
- the moeB gene encoding molybdopterin-synthase adenylyltransferase MoeB, with translation MELTDSQIQRYSRQIILNEVGGKGQKKLGKAKILLIGAGGLGSPSALYLAAAGIGTIGLVDGDVVDLSNLQRQVMHSTATLGQPKVESGRKTLSAINPEITINTYHQLVDADNILPLISQYDIVLDGSDNFSTRFLVNDACFFAKKTLISASMFRFEGQLTTIKPHEGYPCYRCLYPEPPPAGLVPNCQEAGVLGVLAGTMGILQASEAIKEVLGIGETIADKLVIYDALDMKFRKVSRPKDPACPLCGPNPKIKDLNLDYTVSCTI, from the coding sequence ATGGAACTCACCGATTCACAAATACAGCGCTACAGCCGCCAGATCATCCTGAATGAAGTCGGCGGCAAAGGGCAGAAGAAGCTGGGCAAGGCGAAGATTCTTTTGATCGGGGCCGGCGGCCTCGGATCGCCCTCTGCGCTTTACCTGGCCGCCGCCGGCATTGGCACGATCGGCCTCGTGGACGGCGACGTCGTGGACCTGTCGAATCTGCAACGCCAGGTTATGCATTCCACGGCCACTCTGGGACAGCCCAAAGTGGAGTCCGGCCGCAAGACCCTGTCTGCGATCAATCCGGAGATCACGATCAACACCTATCATCAGTTGGTCGATGCCGACAATATTCTCCCGCTCATTTCCCAGTACGACATCGTGCTGGACGGCTCGGATAACTTCTCGACCCGTTTTCTGGTGAACGATGCCTGCTTCTTTGCCAAGAAGACACTCATCTCAGCCAGTATGTTCCGGTTCGAGGGCCAGCTCACGACGATCAAGCCGCATGAAGGCTATCCCTGCTATCGCTGCCTCTATCCAGAACCGCCGCCGGCCGGGCTGGTCCCGAACTGCCAGGAAGCCGGTGTGCTCGGCGTGTTGGCCGGTACGATGGGAATCCTGCAAGCCTCCGAGGCGATCAAGGAAGTGCTGGGCATCGGCGAGACCATTGCCGACAAGCTCGTGATCTACGATGCGCTCGACATGAAGTTCCGCAAAGTTAGCCGCCCTAAGGATCCGGCCTGCCCGCTCTGCGGCCCGAATCCTAAGATTAAAGACCTGAATCTCGACTACACAGTCAGCTGCACTATCTAA
- a CDS encoding M67 family metallopeptidase → MADLVIPQAILDDMVAHAKALAPYECCGLLAGTGGTVTHLYRIKNIVALEGAEKLSTFDPSKAAHLERLSPAERAEIAFVMDMQDFSSAKKDMRTKGLDLQVVYHSHPHDPARPSVTDIKIATDYEEIWPKINLPTPAYIILSLMHSTPDIKAYWIKGGAVSPASIDAA, encoded by the coding sequence GTGGCTGATCTCGTCATCCCACAAGCGATTCTCGACGACATGGTCGCCCATGCGAAGGCACTCGCCCCCTACGAGTGCTGCGGCCTCCTCGCAGGGACTGGCGGCACCGTTACCCACCTCTACCGAATCAAGAATATCGTGGCGCTTGAAGGGGCGGAGAAACTCTCCACGTTCGACCCCTCCAAAGCCGCGCATCTGGAACGGCTCTCGCCGGCCGAACGCGCGGAAATCGCCTTCGTCATGGACATGCAGGATTTCTCCAGCGCCAAAAAAGACATGCGGACCAAAGGGCTCGACCTGCAGGTCGTCTACCATTCCCATCCGCACGACCCTGCCCGCCCGTCTGTCACCGACATCAAAATCGCGACCGACTACGAAGAAATTTGGCCCAAAATCAATCTCCCCACACCCGCCTACATCATCCTCTCACTCATGCACAGCACGCCCGATATCAAAGCCTACTGGATCAAAGGTGGGGCCGTGTCACCGGCCAGCATCGACGCGGCCTAG